One Cucurbita pepo subsp. pepo cultivar mu-cu-16 chromosome LG11, ASM280686v2, whole genome shotgun sequence DNA window includes the following coding sequences:
- the LOC111805787 gene encoding GDP-fucose transporter 1 gives MSSIRLDSKQYFTTSGLVIGYALCSSLLAVINKFAITKFNYPGLLTALQYLTSAVGVWVLGKLGFLHHDPFIYATAKKFLPAAFVFYLAIFTNTNLLRHANVDTFIVFRSCTPLLVAIADTAFRHQPCPSKLTFGSLLIILGGAVGYVATDSAFTLTAYSWAFAYLVTITTEMVYIKHMVTNLGLNTWGFVLYNNLISLILAPAFWFITGEYVDVFSALGSSKGDWFQYDAFYAVSLSCVFGFLISFFGFAARKAISATAFTVTGVVNKFLTVAINVVIWDKHANPFGLVCLLFTISGGVLYQQSVSGVGSAPSTADKPTGNDNDPEENHGKPGKLSSV, from the coding sequence ATGTCTTCCATTCGATTGGATTCGAAACAGTACTTCACAACCAGCGGTCTTGTGATTGGTTATGCGCTTTGTTCGAGCTTGCTTGCTGTGATAAACAAGTTCGCCATTACCAAATTTAACTATCCTGGCCTTTTGACGGCTCTGCAGTATCTAACCTCTGCTGTTGGAGTTTGGGTTTTAGGGAAACTTGGGTTTTTGCATCATGATCCCTTTATATATGCAACTGCTAAGAAGTTTTTGCCTGCCGCGTTTGTGTTCTATCTAGCTATCTTTACCAACACAAATCTTCTTCGTCATGCTAATGTGGATACCTTCATAGTGTTCAGATCCTGCACTCCCCTTTTAGTTGCCATTGCGGATACCGCGTTTAGACACCAACCCTGTCCATCTAAACTCACGTTTGGATCGCTGCTGATCATTTTGGGGGGAGCTGTTGGGTATGTAGCTACAGATTCTGCATTTACTTTGACTGCTTATTCATGGGCATTTGCTTATTTGGTGACAATTACTACTGAGATGGTTTACATCAAACATATGGTTACAAATCTTGGACTGAACACATGGGGTTTTGTGCTTTACAATAATCTAATTTCCTTGATCTTAGCTCCTGCGTTCTGGTTCATCACTGGAGAGTATGTTGATGTTTTCTCTGCCTTAGGTTCAAGTAAAGGAGATTGGTTTCAATATGATGCATTTTATGCAGTATCCTTATCTTGTGTATTTGGTTTCCTCATAAGCTTCTTTGGTTTTGCGGCACGAAAGGCGATTTCAGCGACTGCCTTCACGGTTACTGGTGTCGTTAATAAGTTCTTAACAGTTGCTATCAATGTCGTTATTTGGGATAAGCACGCGAATCCATTTGGTTTGGTCTGCCTCCTTTTCACAATTTCAGGGGGTGTTCTCTATCAGCAATCGGTTTCTGGAGTTGGCAGTGCCCCGTCGACCGCAGATAAGCCTACAGGCAACGATAACGATCCCGAGGAGAATCATGGCAAGCCTGGTAAACTTTCCTCCGTATGA
- the LOC111806093 gene encoding U1 small nuclear ribonucleoprotein 70 kDa produces the protein MTVDDDSSIYVGGLPYDATEDSLRRIFDLYGAVVAVKIINDRSTRGKCYGFVTFTNPRSAIDAIKDMDGRTIEGRVVRVNGVNTRGGGRFGRESNRFDVERDVNWERDRDRGRDYEHDRYRRRGRNNDWSRERDRSREHDLDKERAYEHSQDRDLPKDILLDRNPELEKIPKANEQERDLKLSHGQDWEKDHDADWNGGGGIDNTDDYDKSLGSDRDQLSRRDNGLAIEGRTARELSSDSSDDYIHELKEQLEISTERFEELRKEISQIEERTGEKGKLVVELQKKAKKLEDALISAKKRSSFRQMQLTKLHKSFLLVKDYSERLKISEQELQALVESTAIESDVG, from the exons ATGACGGTGGACGACGATAGCTCGATATACGTCGGTGGCCTTCCTTATGACGCAACCGAGGATAGCTTGCGCAGAATCTTCGATTTGTACGGCGCCGTCGTCGCTGTTAAG ATTATCAATGATCGTAGTACTAGAGGAAAGTGCTATGGGTTTGTTACCTTTACAAACCCTCGATCTGCTATTGATGCCATCAAAGACATGGATGGAAGG ACTATTGAAGGGCGAGTTGTCAGAGTTAATGGAGTGAATACTAGAGGTGGTGGAAGGTTTGGTAGAGAAAGTAATCGGTTCGATGTAGAGAGGGATGTGAATTGGGAGAGGGATAGAGATCGAGGGAGGGATTATGAGCATGACAGATATCGTCGTAGAGGTAGAAATAATGACTGGTCTAGAGAGCGTGATCGGTCTCGAGAACATGATCTGGACAAGGAAAGAGCATATGAGCATTCACAAGATCGTGATCTACCAAAGGATATATTGTTAGATAGGAATCCTGAGTTGGAAAAAATTCCAAAGGCTAATGAGCAGGAACGTGATTTGAAGTTGAGCCATGGTCAAGATTGGGAAAAGGATCACGATGCAGATTGGAATGGAGGTGGAGGCATTGACAACACTGATGATTATGATAAAAGCCTTGGGAGTGATAGAGATCAACTCTCTAGGAGAGATAACGG TCTTGCGATTGAAGGTCGAACTGCTCGGGAACTTTCATCTGATTCTAGTGATGATTATATCCATGAA TTAAAGGAACAACTGGAGATATCAACagaaagatttgaagaacttAGAAAAGAG aTTTCTCAAATAGAGGAGAGGACTGGAGAGAAGGGTAAACTTGTGGTTGAGTTGCAAAAGAAAGCCAAG AAACTGGAAGATGCGTTGATCAGTGCAAAGAAGCGCTCTTCATTCCGTCAGATGCAGCTGACCAAG CTCCATAAAAGCTTTCTTCTAGTGAAGGATTATTCTGAGAGACTTAAAATCAGTGAACAAGAACTTCAG GCTCTAGTTGAATCAACTGCAATAGAAAGTGATGTTGGATGA
- the LOC111805381 gene encoding myb family transcription factor EFM-like isoform X4: MHLLNNALESCRQQLQAWRVNSKIHQQNGEKPVLEEFIPLKQSTSQPSQTLSNISDRANWMTSAQLWSQTTNDESKPILSSSKQQQQQQQPIDHQLGFIQKLHTNSNNRGAFLPFSKDSILSHTHYSTPPQLPDLALAAAPATGGGNRQEVDGNKCGNSDHHQPENGNMVTGKVNLGGEGEVITSNNANSNNNTNNSTTQNGHRKARRCWSPDLHRRFVNALQMLGGSQVATPKQIRELMKVDGLTNDEVKSHLQKYRLHTRRPSPSPQAAGAPAPQLVVLGGIWVPPDYAAHGGAPALYGPHPTTYCGPPVNQDFYPPLPHHQHMLQMYKGAATAQPQISPHSDEGGNGDRSESIEDGGKSESGSWKVESGGEGKGKLAALRQEGGEASNGSEITLKF, translated from the exons ATGCACCTTTTAAACAATG CTTTGGAGAGTTGTAGACAACAGCTACAAGCATGGAGAGTAAACAGCAAAATCCATCAACAAAATGGGGAAAAACCAGTTcttgaagagttcattccacTCAAACAATCAACCTCGCAACCCTCACAAACCCTATCAAACATTTCTGATAGGGCAAACTGGATGACGTCAGCCCAACTTTGGAGCCAAACAACAAATGATGAATCAAAACCAATTCTTTCCTCTtccaaacaacaacaacaacaacaacaacccaTTGACCATCAACTTGGATTCATCCAAAAGCTTCATACAAACTCCAATAATCGTGGAGCTTTTCTTCCCTTCTCAAAAGATTCAATTTTGAGCCATACCCACTATTCTACTCCTCCTCAGCTTCCCGATTTGGCCCTCGCCGCTGCCCCCGCCACCGGTGGTGGTAATCGGCAAGAGGTTGATGGAAATAAATGTGGTAATTCCGATCACCACCAGCCGGAAAATGGTAATATGGTCACCGGGAAAGTGAATTTGGGCGGCGAGGGAGAAGTTATTACAAGTAATAATGCGAATAGTAATAACAATACTAACAACTCTACCACTCAGAATGGTCACCGGAAAGCTAGAAGGTGCTGGTCGCCGGATTTGCACCGGCGGTTCGTTAATGCTCTTCAAATGCTTGGTGGTTCACAAG ttgcCACACCAAAGCAAATCAGGGAGCTGATGAAGGTCGACGGT TTGACCAATGATGAGGTCAAAAGCCATCtacag AAATACAGGCTGCACACGAGACGGCCCAGTCCAAGCCCACAAGCGGCAGGAGCTCCTGCGCCGCAGCTGGTGGTCTTAGGAGGCATCTGGGTTCCACCGGATTACGCCGCGCATGGCGGAGCACCAGCCCTCTACGGACCACACCCAACAACCTACTGTGGACCGCCGGTGAACCAAGATTTCTATCCGCCGCTACCGCACCACCAGCACATGCTACAAATGTACAAGGGCGCCGCCACTGCTCAGCCCCAAATCTCGCCACATTCAGATGAAGGAGGCAACGGCGACCGGTCAGAGAGCATAGAGGACGGCGGAAAGTCGGAGAGCGGCAGCTGGAAGGTGGAGAGCGGCGGAGAGGGAAAGGGGAAGTTGGCGGCGCTAAGGCAAGAGGGCGGAGAAGCGAGCAATGGGAGTGAAATCACACTCAAGTTCTAG
- the LOC111805381 gene encoding myb family transcription factor EFM-like isoform X1, which translates to MDCKAERYFMLLKSFVCVEEDHSHSQTQLQDLLSCLQGERLKIDAFKRELPLCMHLLNNALESCRQQLQAWRVNSKIHQQNGEKPVLEEFIPLKQSTSQPSQTLSNISDRANWMTSAQLWSQTTNDESKPILSSSKQQQQQQQPIDHQLGFIQKLHTNSNNRGAFLPFSKDSILSHTHYSTPPQLPDLALAAAPATGGGNRQEVDGNKCGNSDHHQPENGNMVTGKVNLGGEGEVITSNNANSNNNTNNSTTQNGHRKARRCWSPDLHRRFVNALQMLGGSQVATPKQIRELMKVDGLTNDEVKSHLQKYRLHTRRPSPSPQAAGAPAPQLVVLGGIWVPPDYAAHGGAPALYGPHPTTYCGPPVNQDFYPPLPHHQHMLQMYKGAATAQPQISPHSDEGGNGDRSESIEDGGKSESGSWKVESGGEGKGKLAALRQEGGEASNGSEITLKF; encoded by the exons ATGGATTGCAAGGCTGAGAGGTACTTTATGTTGTTGAAGTCTTTTGTTTGTGTTGAAGAAGATCATTCACATTCCCAAACACAACTTCAAGATTTGCTGTCTTGTCTTCAAGGTGAAAGACTCAAAATTGATGCTTTCAAACGTGAACTTCCTCTTTGCATGCACCTTTTAAACAATG CTTTGGAGAGTTGTAGACAACAGCTACAAGCATGGAGAGTAAACAGCAAAATCCATCAACAAAATGGGGAAAAACCAGTTcttgaagagttcattccacTCAAACAATCAACCTCGCAACCCTCACAAACCCTATCAAACATTTCTGATAGGGCAAACTGGATGACGTCAGCCCAACTTTGGAGCCAAACAACAAATGATGAATCAAAACCAATTCTTTCCTCTtccaaacaacaacaacaacaacaacaacccaTTGACCATCAACTTGGATTCATCCAAAAGCTTCATACAAACTCCAATAATCGTGGAGCTTTTCTTCCCTTCTCAAAAGATTCAATTTTGAGCCATACCCACTATTCTACTCCTCCTCAGCTTCCCGATTTGGCCCTCGCCGCTGCCCCCGCCACCGGTGGTGGTAATCGGCAAGAGGTTGATGGAAATAAATGTGGTAATTCCGATCACCACCAGCCGGAAAATGGTAATATGGTCACCGGGAAAGTGAATTTGGGCGGCGAGGGAGAAGTTATTACAAGTAATAATGCGAATAGTAATAACAATACTAACAACTCTACCACTCAGAATGGTCACCGGAAAGCTAGAAGGTGCTGGTCGCCGGATTTGCACCGGCGGTTCGTTAATGCTCTTCAAATGCTTGGTGGTTCACAAG ttgcCACACCAAAGCAAATCAGGGAGCTGATGAAGGTCGACGGT TTGACCAATGATGAGGTCAAAAGCCATCtacag AAATACAGGCTGCACACGAGACGGCCCAGTCCAAGCCCACAAGCGGCAGGAGCTCCTGCGCCGCAGCTGGTGGTCTTAGGAGGCATCTGGGTTCCACCGGATTACGCCGCGCATGGCGGAGCACCAGCCCTCTACGGACCACACCCAACAACCTACTGTGGACCGCCGGTGAACCAAGATTTCTATCCGCCGCTACCGCACCACCAGCACATGCTACAAATGTACAAGGGCGCCGCCACTGCTCAGCCCCAAATCTCGCCACATTCAGATGAAGGAGGCAACGGCGACCGGTCAGAGAGCATAGAGGACGGCGGAAAGTCGGAGAGCGGCAGCTGGAAGGTGGAGAGCGGCGGAGAGGGAAAGGGGAAGTTGGCGGCGCTAAGGCAAGAGGGCGGAGAAGCGAGCAATGGGAGTGAAATCACACTCAAGTTCTAG
- the LOC111805381 gene encoding myb family transcription factor EFM-like isoform X3: MDCKAERYFMLLKSFVCVEEDHSHSQTQLQDLLSCLQGERLKIDAFKRELPLCMHLLNNALESCRQQLQAWRVNSKIHQQNGEKPVLEEFIPLKQSTSQPSQTLSNISDRANWMTSAQLWSQTTNDESKPILSSSKQQQQQQQPIDHQLGFIQKLHTNSNNRGAFLPFSKDSILSHTHYSTPPQLPDLALAAAPATGGGNRQEVDGNKCGNSDHHQPENGNMVTGKVNLGGEGEVITSNNANSNNNTNNSTTQNGHRKARRCWSPDLHRRFVNALQMLGGSQVATPKQIRELMKVDGLTNDEVKSHLQKYRLHTRRPSPSPQAAGAPAPQLVVLGGIWVPPDYAAHGGAPALYGPHPTTYCGPPVNQDFYPPLPHHQHMLQMYKGAATAQPQISPHSDEGGNGDRSESIEDGGKSESGSWKVESGGEGKGKLAALRQEGGEASNGSEITLKF; this comes from the exons ATGGATTGCAAGGCTGAGAGGTACTTTATGTTGTTGAAGTCTTTTGTTTGTGTTGAAGAAGATCATTCACATTCCCAAACACAACTTCAAGATTTGCTGTCTTGTCTTCAAGGTGAAAGACTCAAAATTGATGCTTTCAAACGTGAACTTCCTCTTTGCATGCACCTTTTAAACAATG CTTTGGAGAGTTGTAGACAACAGCTACAAGCATGGAGAGTAAACAGCAAAATCCATCAACAAAATGGGGAAAAACCAGTTcttgaagagttcattccacTCAAACAATCAACCTCGCAACCCTCACAAACCCTATCAAACATTTCTGATAGGGCAAACTGGATGACGTCAGCCCAACTTTGGAGCCAAACAACAAATGATGAATCAAAACCAATTCTTTCCTCTtccaaacaacaacaacaacaacaacaacccaTTGACCATCAACTTGGATTCATCCAAAAGCTTCATACAAACTCCAATAATCGTGGAGCTTTTCTTCCCTTCTCAAAAGATTCAATTTTGAGCCATACCCACTATTCTACTCCTCCTCAGCTTCCCGATTTGGCCCTCGCCGCTGCCCCCGCCACCGGTGGTGGTAATCGGCAAGAGGTTGATGGAAATAAATGTGGTAATTCCGATCACCACCAGCCGGAAAATGGTAATATGGTCACCGGGAAAGTGAATTTGGGCGGCGAGGGAGAAGTTATTACAAGTAATAATGCGAATAGTAATAACAATACTAACAACTCTACCACTCAGAATGGTCACCGGAAAGCTAGAAGGTGCTGGTCGCCGGATTTGCACCGGCGGTTCGTTAATGCTCTTCAAATGCTTGGTGGTTCACAAG ttgcCACGCCAAAGCAAATCAGGGAGCTGATGAAGGTCGACG GTTTGACCAATGATGAGGTCAAAAGCCATCTACag AAATACAGGCTGCACACGAGACGGCCCAGTCCAAGCCCACAAGCGGCAGGAGCTCCTGCGCCGCAGCTGGTGGTCTTAGGAGGCATCTGGGTTCCACCGGATTACGCCGCGCATGGCGGAGCACCAGCCCTCTACGGACCACACCCAACAACCTACTGTGGACCGCCGGTGAACCAAGATTTCTATCCGCCGCTACCGCACCACCAGCACATGCTACAAATGTACAAGGGCGCCGCCACTGCTCAGCCCCAAATCTCGCCACATTCAGATGAAGGAGGCAACGGCGACCGGTCAGAGAGCATAGAGGACGGCGGAAAGTCGGAGAGCGGCAGCTGGAAGGTGGAGAGCGGCGGAGAGGGAAAGGGGAAGTTGGCGGCGCTAAGGCAAGAGGGCGGAGAAGCGAGCAATGGGAGTGAAATCACACTCAAGTTCTAG
- the LOC111805381 gene encoding myb family transcription factor EFM-like isoform X2, which produces MDCKAERYFMLLKSFVCVEEDHSHSQTQLQDLLSCLQGERLKIDAFKRELPLCMHLLNNALESCRQQLQAWRVNSKIHQQNGEKPVLEEFIPLKQSTSQPSQTLSNISDRANWMTSAQLWSQTTNDESKPILSSSKQQQQQQQPIDHQLGFIQKLHTNSNNRGAFLPFSKDSILSHTHYSTPPQLPDLALAAAPATGGGNRQEVDGNKCGNSDHHQPENGNMVTGKVNLGGEGEVITSNNANSNNNTNNSTTQNGHRKARRCWSPDLHRRFVNALQMLGGSQVATPKQIRELMKVDGLTNDEVKSHLQKYRLHTRRPSPSPQAAGAPAPQLVVLGGIWVPPDYAAHGGAPALYGPHPTTYCGPPVNQDFYPPLPHHQHMLQMYKGAATAQPQISPHSDEGGNGDRSESIEDGGKSESGSWKVESGGEGKGKLAALRQEGGEASNGSEITLKF; this is translated from the exons ATGGATTGCAAGGCTGAGAGGTACTTTATGTTGTTGAAGTCTTTTGTTTGTGTTGAAGAAGATCATTCACATTCCCAAACACAACTTCAAGATTTGCTGTCTTGTCTTCAAGGTGAAAGACTCAAAATTGATGCTTTCAAACGTGAACTTCCTCTTTGCATGCACCTTTTAAACAATG CTTTGGAGAGTTGTAGACAACAGCTACAAGCATGGAGAGTAAACAGCAAAATCCATCAACAAAATGGGGAAAAACCAGTTcttgaagagttcattccacTCAAACAATCAACCTCGCAACCCTCACAAACCCTATCAAACATTTCTGATAGGGCAAACTGGATGACGTCAGCCCAACTTTGGAGCCAAACAACAAATGATGAATCAAAACCAATTCTTTCCTCTtccaaacaacaacaacaacaacaacaacccaTTGACCATCAACTTGGATTCATCCAAAAGCTTCATACAAACTCCAATAATCGTGGAGCTTTTCTTCCCTTCTCAAAAGATTCAATTTTGAGCCATACCCACTATTCTACTCCTCCTCAGCTTCCCGATTTGGCCCTCGCCGCTGCCCCCGCCACCGGTGGTGGTAATCGGCAAGAGGTTGATGGAAATAAATGTGGTAATTCCGATCACCACCAGCCGGAAAATGGTAATATGGTCACCGGGAAAGTGAATTTGGGCGGCGAGGGAGAAGTTATTACAAGTAATAATGCGAATAGTAATAACAATACTAACAACTCTACCACTCAGAATGGTCACCGGAAAGCTAGAAGGTGCTGGTCGCCGGATTTGCACCGGCGGTTCGTTAATGCTCTTCAAATGCTTGGTGGTTCACAAG ttgcCACGCCAAAGCAAATCAGGGAGCTGATGAAGGTCGACG GGTTGACCAATGATGAGGTCAAAAGCCATCtacag AAATACAGGCTGCACACGAGACGGCCCAGTCCAAGCCCACAAGCGGCAGGAGCTCCTGCGCCGCAGCTGGTGGTCTTAGGAGGCATCTGGGTTCCACCGGATTACGCCGCGCATGGCGGAGCACCAGCCCTCTACGGACCACACCCAACAACCTACTGTGGACCGCCGGTGAACCAAGATTTCTATCCGCCGCTACCGCACCACCAGCACATGCTACAAATGTACAAGGGCGCCGCCACTGCTCAGCCCCAAATCTCGCCACATTCAGATGAAGGAGGCAACGGCGACCGGTCAGAGAGCATAGAGGACGGCGGAAAGTCGGAGAGCGGCAGCTGGAAGGTGGAGAGCGGCGGAGAGGGAAAGGGGAAGTTGGCGGCGCTAAGGCAAGAGGGCGGAGAAGCGAGCAATGGGAGTGAAATCACACTCAAGTTCTAG
- the LOC111805381 gene encoding myb family transcription factor EFM-like isoform X5, with protein MDCKAERYFMLLKSFVCVEEDHSHSQTQLQDLLSCLQGERLKIDAFKRELPLCMHLLNNALESCRQQLQAWRVNSKIHQQNGEKPVLEEFIPLKQSTSQPSQTLSNISDRANWMTSAQLWSQTTNDESKPILSSSKQQQQQQQPIDHQLGFIQKLHTNSNNRGAFLPFSKDSILSHTHYSTPPQLPDLALAAAPATGGGNRQEVDGNKCGNSDHHQPENGNMVTGKVNLGGEGEVITSNNANSNNNTNNSTTQNGHRKARRCWSPDLHRRFVNALQMLGGSQVATPKQIRELMKVDGLTNDEVKSHLQAAHETAQSKPTSGRSSCAAAGGLRRHLGSTGLRRAWRSTSPLRTTPNNLLWTAGEPRFLSAATAPPAHATNVQGRRHCSAPNLATFR; from the exons ATGGATTGCAAGGCTGAGAGGTACTTTATGTTGTTGAAGTCTTTTGTTTGTGTTGAAGAAGATCATTCACATTCCCAAACACAACTTCAAGATTTGCTGTCTTGTCTTCAAGGTGAAAGACTCAAAATTGATGCTTTCAAACGTGAACTTCCTCTTTGCATGCACCTTTTAAACAATG CTTTGGAGAGTTGTAGACAACAGCTACAAGCATGGAGAGTAAACAGCAAAATCCATCAACAAAATGGGGAAAAACCAGTTcttgaagagttcattccacTCAAACAATCAACCTCGCAACCCTCACAAACCCTATCAAACATTTCTGATAGGGCAAACTGGATGACGTCAGCCCAACTTTGGAGCCAAACAACAAATGATGAATCAAAACCAATTCTTTCCTCTtccaaacaacaacaacaacaacaacaacccaTTGACCATCAACTTGGATTCATCCAAAAGCTTCATACAAACTCCAATAATCGTGGAGCTTTTCTTCCCTTCTCAAAAGATTCAATTTTGAGCCATACCCACTATTCTACTCCTCCTCAGCTTCCCGATTTGGCCCTCGCCGCTGCCCCCGCCACCGGTGGTGGTAATCGGCAAGAGGTTGATGGAAATAAATGTGGTAATTCCGATCACCACCAGCCGGAAAATGGTAATATGGTCACCGGGAAAGTGAATTTGGGCGGCGAGGGAGAAGTTATTACAAGTAATAATGCGAATAGTAATAACAATACTAACAACTCTACCACTCAGAATGGTCACCGGAAAGCTAGAAGGTGCTGGTCGCCGGATTTGCACCGGCGGTTCGTTAATGCTCTTCAAATGCTTGGTGGTTCACAAG ttgcCACGCCAAAGCAAATCAGGGAGCTGATGAAGGTCGACG GGTTGACCAATGATGAGGTCAAAAGCCATCtacag GCTGCACACGAGACGGCCCAGTCCAAGCCCACAAGCGGCAGGAGCTCCTGCGCCGCAGCTGGTGGTCTTAGGAGGCATCTGGGTTCCACCGGATTACGCCGCGCATGGCGGAGCACCAGCCCTCTACGGACCACACCCAACAACCTACTGTGGACCGCCGGTGAACCAAGATTTCTATCCGCCGCTACCGCACCACCAGCACATGCTACAAATGTACAAGGGCGCCGCCACTGCTCAGCCCCAAATCTCGCCACATTCAGATGA